Proteins from one Bacteroides mediterraneensis genomic window:
- a CDS encoding MoxR family ATPase — protein MAEAIDIRELNERIERQSAFVTNLMEGMNQVIVGQKHLIESLLIGLLSDGHILLEGVPGLAKTLAIKTLASLIDSKYSRVQFTPDLLPADIIGTMIYSQKDEQFIANKGPIFANFVLADEINRAPAKVQSALLEAMQERQVTLGKQTFALPKPFLVMATQNPIEQEGTYPLPEAQVDRFMLKVIIDYPKLEEEKKIVRQNISGERVEVRPILKAEDIIAAREVVRQVYLDEKIEQYIADIVFATRYPEKYDLKDLKSLIGFGGSPRASINLALAARSYAFIKRRGYVIPEDVRAVAHDVLRHRIGLTYEAEATNVTSDEIVSKILNKVEVP, from the coding sequence ATGGCTGAAGCTATTGACATTCGTGAATTAAACGAACGTATCGAACGCCAGAGCGCATTCGTAACCAACCTGATGGAAGGAATGAATCAGGTAATCGTAGGTCAAAAACACCTCATTGAATCTTTGTTGATCGGGTTGCTTTCCGACGGACATATCCTGCTGGAAGGTGTGCCGGGTTTGGCAAAAACATTGGCCATCAAGACCCTGGCTTCATTGATCGACTCCAAATACAGTCGTGTGCAGTTTACTCCTGATTTGCTGCCGGCCGATATCATCGGTACCATGATTTACAGTCAGAAGGATGAACAGTTCATCGCCAACAAGGGACCTATCTTCGCCAATTTCGTATTGGCCGATGAAATCAACCGTGCTCCGGCGAAAGTACAGAGTGCCTTGCTCGAGGCCATGCAGGAACGTCAGGTGACACTGGGCAAACAGACTTTCGCTTTGCCGAAACCTTTCCTGGTAATGGCTACGCAGAACCCGATTGAACAGGAAGGTACCTATCCGTTGCCGGAAGCTCAGGTGGACCGTTTCATGCTGAAGGTTATCATTGACTACCCGAAGCTGGAAGAGGAAAAGAAAATTGTCCGCCAGAATATTTCGGGCGAACGTGTGGAAGTCCGTCCGATTTTGAAGGCGGAAGATATCATTGCGGCGCGTGAGGTAGTGCGTCAGGTTTACCTGGACGAAAAGATTGAACAATATATTGCCGACATCGTGTTCGCTACCCGTTATCCGGAAAAATACGATTTGAAGGACCTGAAGAGCCTGATTGGCTTTGGCGGTTCTCCGCGTGCGTCTATCAACCTGGCACTGGCTGCCCGCAGCTATGCTTTCATCAAACGCCGTGGGTATGTGATTCCGGAAGATGTGCGTGCCGTGGCACACGACGTGCTCCGTCACCGTATCGGACTGACTTACGAGGCGGAAGCGACCAACGTGACTTCCGACGAAATCGTCAGCAAGATTCTGAACAAGGTGGAAGTGCCCTGA
- a CDS encoding HU family DNA-binding protein, whose amino-acid sequence MNEKITLQELVELFARKCQWNEADAEVFVKEFLALIEEALARDKYVKVKGLGTFKLINIEARKSVDVNTGEAIEIKGHTRVSFIPEAGLRDQINKPFAHFQSVLLKDEVHFTDLPEEGGLPDGTEEEVDSDVAEETVETVPGGEITTIGLEFPQEAMQEEGPLPTETVSHLQVESEAEMVSSSPEQKAEESCPEMVADLSEEGKEEPADAETVVQEGKASGTDVTTSEKKSEELKEETTAETNPETDEAPEKSVTEQAVEIVEPVKREDKERHFPWCMIASVLLVGIFIGGLITWALTSGRRYVPEELVEYLMQQKSVLVVPDSVQMVDTLTGKMDSSQMRVQHSDTVSKEKVMSEKPEKVEKTEKTVAPAKRETLADTVEYQITGTQASYTLRPGESLVRVAQKFYGNKKLWPYLVKHNKSIIKNPDNVPVGTTIQIPQLTPKK is encoded by the coding sequence ATGAATGAGAAAATAACCTTACAAGAACTTGTGGAATTGTTTGCCCGCAAATGCCAGTGGAATGAGGCAGATGCGGAGGTGTTTGTGAAGGAGTTCCTCGCCTTGATTGAGGAAGCCTTGGCACGCGACAAGTATGTAAAGGTGAAAGGGTTGGGTACGTTTAAACTCATCAATATCGAGGCTCGGAAAAGCGTGGATGTCAACACGGGGGAGGCCATTGAGATCAAGGGGCATACCCGTGTGTCGTTTATTCCGGAAGCGGGATTGCGTGACCAGATTAACAAGCCTTTTGCGCATTTCCAGTCGGTTTTACTCAAGGATGAAGTGCATTTTACGGATCTCCCGGAAGAAGGCGGATTGCCGGATGGAACGGAAGAGGAAGTGGATTCTGATGTGGCGGAGGAAACGGTGGAAACCGTACCGGGTGGTGAAATAACAACCATTGGGCTGGAGTTTCCCCAGGAGGCTATGCAAGAGGAGGGGCCTTTGCCGACGGAGACAGTGTCACACTTGCAGGTGGAGTCCGAGGCTGAGATGGTTTCTTCTTCTCCAGAGCAGAAAGCGGAGGAGTCGTGTCCGGAAATGGTGGCAGATTTGTCGGAGGAAGGGAAAGAAGAGCCGGCGGATGCAGAAACGGTTGTGCAGGAAGGGAAGGCTTCAGGAACCGATGTGACTACCTCGGAAAAGAAAAGCGAGGAGCTGAAGGAAGAAACAACAGCCGAAACAAATCCAGAGACGGACGAAGCTCCGGAAAAATCTGTGACTGAACAGGCTGTGGAGATCGTAGAACCGGTGAAAAGGGAGGATAAGGAACGGCATTTCCCATGGTGCATGATTGCTTCGGTGTTGTTGGTCGGAATCTTTATCGGGGGGCTGATTACCTGGGCGTTGACCTCCGGACGACGGTATGTGCCGGAAGAGTTGGTGGAATATCTGATGCAGCAGAAGTCTGTGCTTGTTGTACCGGATTCGGTACAGATGGTAGATACCTTGACGGGTAAAATGGATTCTTCTCAAATGCGGGTGCAGCATTCGGATACGGTGAGCAAAGAAAAAGTAATGTCCGAGAAACCTGAAAAGGTGGAGAAAACGGAAAAGACGGTTGCACCGGCCAAGCGGGAAACTCTGGCCGACACGGTGGAATACCAGATTACAGGTACACAAGCTTCTTACACGCTCCGTCCGGGAGAAAGCCTGGTGCGGGTGGCCCAAAAGTTCTATGGCAACAAGAAACTGTGGCCCTATCTGGTGAAGCATAACAAATCCATTATCAAGAATCCGGACAACGTGCCGGTGGGGACGACTATTCAGATTCCACAGCTGACTCCTAAAAAATAA
- a CDS encoding HU family DNA-binding protein, translated as MTNKEFIEELSLRLNRPGKETASLVASLTECLSQALQDDKTVSLQGFGVFEVKKKMERISVNPVTRQRFLVPPKLTLSFKPSTVLKEKFKNVSPDE; from the coding sequence GGAATTCATAGAGGAACTTTCCCTCCGCCTGAACAGGCCGGGGAAGGAGACGGCTTCTTTGGTCGCTTCGCTTACCGAATGTCTGTCGCAGGCTTTGCAGGATGACAAGACGGTCAGCCTGCAAGGTTTCGGTGTGTTTGAGGTAAAGAAAAAGATGGAGCGTATCTCTGTGAATCCTGTCACCCGGCAGCGTTTTCTGGTACCTCCCAAACTGACGCTGTCTTTCAAACCGAGTACGGTACTAAAGGAGAAGTTTAAAAACGTTTCGCCCGATGAATGA